A stretch of the Uranotaenia lowii strain MFRU-FL chromosome 3, ASM2978415v1, whole genome shotgun sequence genome encodes the following:
- the LOC129753768 gene encoding uncharacterized protein LOC129753768, producing the protein MGGPSIETLFDLSLSSFDRFLPLDELEPSTDGLSEYLLIGSPGRNELSTMEAPEPFATVAQFPASDSSRPGPVCEEGNGALQPVQSGKFSSSSPAAFSDRFSNFRTRPVHHQNTPQHSFNSPSGLRLYYQNVRGLKSKIAECFVATSELGYEIYAFTETWLNSSVPSSQLFCSDYNVFRCDRSNANSRRSRGGGVLIAVSTKLSSSIENLNIDSIENLWVKISYDNSSFLIGTAYVPPEKSHDGSVIDLHVDALSAARLRHSACNVILLGDFNQSQLIWIPGQNNSKVLDPASVINTASASLLDGMTLNGVSQRNGIRNSQNRTLDLVFSDDSILISPIIEVSDVVVPIEGYHPPLEFEISFPCPIDFVENFDASARDFNRADFDTMNRILSGVDWSNILSCTDVDVAVDTLRAILDDAFENTVPLVRPPLRPPWTNANLKRLKKIRSKLLRKFSNSRLRQKQSELRRNPKKFWKFVNSKRKESGLPATLQLNNRIAKSPAEKCYLFATHFASVVSDKSPSASQSNAAVTRLPVDVLDLDVFAVSEEMVSEAIINLKNSTSAGQDGIPAGVTSLAACSKVFEKIVNNVMFSACRNWISENQHGFFPKRSVTSNLMVFTSFCISNMDDGKQIDAIYTDISAAFDSVNHDILLKKLHRLGFSERMCAWIRSYLTDRRLAVKIGSDLIPKSGVPQGSNLGPLLFTLFCNDINLLLTGCGVLLYADDLKIFLVINSQSDCLELQRFLDTVVNWCAINLLVLSVAKCCIITFGRRKNPFVYDYNVMGEQLHRVEEIKDLGVLLDSQMTFKRHYSKVLEKANRMLGFIIRLSKEFTDPVCLRALYCCLVRSILESANLVWWPFEAAWTARFEAIQRRFVRYALRELPWENPLNLPPYAQRCALLGLHTLSDRRSIGQSLPFRINESVFDRLLSVGPEQQNRPDPSNSSWCWNHRP; encoded by the exons ATGGGCGGTCCATCGATTGAAACTCTATTCGATCTctccctttcttcctttgaccggttttTACCACTTGACGAATTGGAACCCTCAACTGATGGCCTATCCGAGTATTTGCTGATTggatcaccgggacgcaacgaacttAGCACAATGGAGGCCCCCGAGCCCTTCGCcacagtcgcgcagtttccagccagcgaCAGCAGTCGCCCCGGCCCTGTGTGCGAAGAAGGCAACggggctctccagcctgtgcAGTCAGGCAAGTTTTCTTCTTCATCTCCCGCTGCGTTCAGTGACCGCTTCTCAAATTTCAGAACCCGTCCTGTCCATCATCAGAATacaccacaacactcattcaattcgCCCAGTGGTCTCCGGCTGTACTATCAAAACGTGCGTGgattgaaatctaaaatcgcAGAATGCTTCGTTGCTACATCAGAGCTCGGCTACGAAATTTATGCATTCACTGAAACATGGCTCAATTCATCCGTACCGTCTAGTCAATTATTCTGTTCTGACTATAACGTTTTTCGTTGTGACAGAAGTAATGCTAATAGTCGCCGTAGTAGAGGTGGTGGGGTCCTCATAGCGGTATCAACCAAGCTTAGCTCATCAATCGAAAATCTTAATATTGACAGCATAGAAAATTTGTGGGTGAAAATATCCTATGATAACAGCTCATTTTTGATCGGGACAGCATATGTACCACCGGAAAAAAGTCACGATGGATCAGTCATCGATTTACATGTTGACGCGTTATCAGCGGCCAGGCTACGACACTCTGCATGTAATGTCATTCTGCTTGGTGACTTTAATCAATCGCAACTAATCTGGATTCCTGGCCAGAACAACAGCAAGGTGTTAGATCCTGCTTCAGTGATAAATACAGCTAGTGCTTCACTCTTGGATGGAATGACACTCAATGGAGTGAGTCAACGAAACGGGATACGAAACTCTCAAAATCGTACGCTGGATTTGGTTTTCTCGGATGATTCTATTTTGATTAGCCCCATAATCGAAGTCAGCGATGTCGTTGTCCCTATAGAAGGGTACCACCCTCCTTTggagttcgaaatttcattccCGTGTCCCATCGATTTTGTTGAGAATTTCGATGCATCAGCTCGTGACTTCAATCGTGCGGATTTTGATACCATGAACCGTATTCTGTCTGGAGTTGACTGGTCTAACATTCTAAGTTGTACTGACGTAGATGTGGCTGTTGATACATTGAGAGCAATTCTGGATGACGCTTTTGAGAATACCGTTCCCCTGGTGCGACCTCCTCTCCGACCCCCTTGGACTAATGCTAACTTGAAGCGGCTGAAAAAAATACGTTCGAAATTGCTGCGGAAGTTTAGCAACTCCAGACTTCGTCAAAAGCAA AGTGAGCTTCGTCGCAATccaaaaaagttctggaaatttgtGAACTCCAAACGGAAGGAGTCCGGGCTTCCAGCTACACTCCAATTGAACAACCGTATTGCCAAGTCACCTGCTGAAAAATGCTATCTTTTTGCGACGCACTTCGCTAGTGTTGTTTCAGATAAGTCGCCATCTGCCAGTCAATCGAATGCTGCCGTAACACGACTACCTGTCGATGTGCTCGATCTGGATGTTTTTGCTGTTAGCGAGGAAATGGTTTCAGAAGCtatcattaatttgaaaaattcgacttCAGCCGGACAGGACGGAATACCGGC aggtgtcacatcgctagctgcctgctcgaaggtatTTGAGAAGATCGTCAACAATGTCATGTTTTCAGCTTGccggaactggatctctgagaaccagcatggattttttcctAAACGCTCGGTAACTTCAAACCTGATGGTTTTCACATCCTTCTGCATATCAAATATGGATGACGGCAAACAAATCGATGCGATATATACCGATATTTCGGCGGCATTTGATTCTGTAAACCACGATATTCTGCTGAAAAAACTGCATCGATTGGGGTTTTCCGAACGAATGTGCGCGTGGATTAGAAGCTACCTAACGGATCGTCGATTGGCTGTTAAAATTGGTTCTGACTTAATTCCAAAGTCCGGCGTACCCCAAGGCAGCAATTTGGGTCCTTTACTGTTTACGCTGTTCTGTAATGACATCAATTTGTTGCTCACTGGGTGTGGAGTTTTGCTGTATGCGgatgacttaaaaatattcCTAGTCATAAACAGTCAATCTGACTGCCTCGAGTTGCAACGCTTCTTAGACACAGTTGTGAACTGGTGCGCTATCAATTTACTTGTTTTGAGTGTTGCGAAATGCTGTATTATCACATTTGGGCGCAGGAAAAATCCCTTTGTGTATGATTACAATGTTATGGGCGAGCAGTTGCATCGTGTTGAGGAGATTaaggatcttggcgttttgTTGGACAGTCAAATGACTTTTAAGCGGCATTACTCTAAGGTACTCGAGAAGGCTAACCGTATGCTGGGATTTATCATACGTCTGAGCAAAGAATTCACAGATCCGGTCTGcttgcgagctctgtattgctgtcTGGTGCGATCAATACTGGAATCCGCGAATCTTGTatggtggccttttgaagccgcaTGGACAGCacgttttgaagcaattcaacgtcGGTTCGTACGTTACGCTCTTCGAGAGCTACCCTGGGAGAATCCTTTGAATTTACCGCCATACGCACAACGTTGTGCCCTGCTTGGACTTCATACGCTGTCGGATCgtcgttccatcggtcaatcgct